In Aphis gossypii isolate Hap1 unplaced genomic scaffold, ASM2018417v2 Contig00619, whole genome shotgun sequence, the following are encoded in one genomic region:
- the LOC126548867 gene encoding general transcription factor II-I repeat domain-containing protein 2A-like gives MISLKGRTRGLDIFNSFKERVTLMKLPLFKLVSITSDGAVAMTGRNNGFIALCKKYDDFPDFLSYHCIIHQQVLASKRLNTKDVMDTTFKIVNSIQGKPLQRRLFKMQNENKEVDLILHTDVGWLSRSRFLQRFRDLLDDIVQFLEDRGDSFPQIRDVNWLCDLAFLADFTGHLSDLNLKLQGKNIIIIDLISCISAFKANALILIRDLEKKNVQRFSNLEDHTRKYPNVVFDSKNYVIKIKAVIDDFDVRFNDFKKPEDVIPFISFPFKEDLNTQMTAKKAAQLFQIDEVSCNVTAFFAVILSMS, from the coding sequence ATGATTTCGTTAAAAGGAAGAACCAGAGgtcttgatatttttaacagttttaagGAGAGGGTCACTTTGATGAAATTGCCACTTTTCAAATTGGTGTCAATAACTTCCGATGGAGCAGTAGCAATGACAGGACGCAATAACGGGTTCATTgctttatgtaaaaaatatgatgatttTCCTGACTTTCTGAGCTACCATTGTATTATTCATCAGCAAGTTTTAGCCAGCAAGAGGCTCAATACAAAAGACGTGATGGATACGACCttcaaaatagtaaattcTATCCAAGGAAAACCTCTTCAAAGACGTctatttaaaatgcaaaatgaAAACAAGGAAGTAGATTTAATTTTGCACACGGATGTAGGATGGCTAAGTAGAAGTAGATTTCTTCAAAGATTTCGTGATTTATTGGATGatattgttcaatttttgGAAGATAGAGGTGATAGTTTTCCTCAAATTCGTGATGTTAATTGGCTTTGTGATTTAGCGTTTTTAGCAGATTTCACTGGACATTtaagtgatttaaatttgaagttacaaggaaaaaacataataatcattgatTTAATAAGCTGTATTTCGGCATTCAAGGCAAATGCATTGATTCTTATTAGAGAtcttgagaaaaaaaatgtacaacgaTTTTCAAACTTAGAAGACCATACTCGAAAATATCCCAACGTTGTTTTCGATTCGAAAAATTATGTGATAAAAATCAAAGCCGTTATTGATGATTTTGATGTAAGATTCAATGATTTCAAAAAACCTGAAGATGTGATCCCATTTATCAGTTTTCCATTTAAAGAGGACTTAAATACCCAGATGACTGCAAAAAAAGCAGCACAGTTGTTTCAAATTGACGAAGTATCTTGTAACGTCACAGCATTTTTTGcagtaatattatcaatgtcATAA